The genomic DNA ACCAGGGACATGCATTTCTAATAAACCAGTAATAACTTCTGACAAACCATGACTTTGTATGGGTGACAATCCTGTTAAAGGGCAACAACTCAATCCAACTTGACTACTGGGCTTGAGGATAAATTCAgggaaagcctgaaaaaaattattcagcAGATTCGTGTTAAACGAAGCAGACAAACTGTTAATTTTCTCCTGGTCATTTGTTGATTTCTCCTGTCCCATCACAGGTACAATGTGGGTGGATCCCTGAACTCTGTTCTGGGTCTGAGCACCTTTTTCCTTGGTGTGAATGAAAAGATTCTGCTGGACAGACTGTATAACCGGTCCTCCGACAGCACGTTCGAGATGTGGGCTCCACCCGGCCTCACAGGTAAAAACTAATGTATTCTGTGAGTCTGCGTAGGCATCATATCTGAGTCAAATACCTGATTTGCAATATTTTAACCCTTGTAATAATCCACAGATTAATATCAAATTCTCACCCACATTTAGGACCAAATTAATAATTCACATGACagtatattttagatattacAGGTTTTGTTTAAAAGTTTCAAGGATTTTCAAATTAATGACAATAATCAAAGGAGTTAAAACacttcaaatacacatttgaccCTAGTCTGATATGTTTTACAGCCGATCACTATGACCGAAAGggctacacacacagcagcaggttTATTTCCATTAAACTGTGTTTATtgtaacaaaattaattttgcattaaCGCGATGTACAGATCAGGTTGCATTAAATGATcctgacaataaaaaaatatatttgagattttaatttaaaagttcTACAATTCAGTCATTACTTATCAATTGCTCAAACATAATGATACCTCATTTGGTAAAAATCAACTGCTGATGTAATATGCTTTTGAAATGAACAAGCCGACAATACAAACAGGTCATGAGGCTGTCTTAAACTATTTGCGGTTGGTAGGCTGCCACTAGTTCTGATTATATCTGCTGACAGGAACTGCAATACTCTTAGTCCATTATGTTATAGCCAGAAGTAGGTTATGCTTCTACATATTACAGAATATATGAGCAGCAAAATTTCAGTTTATGTACAAAAATGACCTTCATTTGTACTCGAGTACTCTCcataaaaattgaaatatttctgcACGGTGATGCATATACAATTCAGTACAAccaatataaaacacacacacacacacgcatacacactcatacactccgcctctctctttcacacacacacacacacacacacaaatgtaacaggggaatgaaaacattctaaaatatgtaattatctGATATTTAAATAGTACCGATGGCACGGTGAGCTTTCCCAGCAGCTCTCACAGTCACGTCTTCTCACGCTCTTTATGCATTTATCCAATCCCGAAGCAGAGCCGTACGCCCTGGGGAAGTGTGTGGTCGTTCTGACCAGCGCCGCGACGGCCGGGCCCGCCGAGGAGTTCGTGGACGTGTTGAAGCGCCTCGGCAGGGCCACCGTCGTGGGCCAGAAGACCAGCGGCGGCACGCGGTACTCCGGAACCTTCCGCGTGGACGGGACCGACCTGTACCTGAGCGTCCCCACGGTGCGGTCGGCGGACGGCGCGCGGGGAGGAGCCCCCtcctgggagggggtgggcgtCGACCCCCACGTCGCTGTGCCCCCGGACGCCGCCCTGGCCAAAGCCAAGGAGATTTTGAACGAGCGCCGCGCTGAGGTGGAGTGAACAGGCTCAGCaacgaggggggaggggccgtaGGCTCCAACCTCCAGTCAGGGAGGGTGGCGGTGTCTGCACATTAACTCAGTTTCCTTTCAATTAGCAGCCAACGTCAGCCTCAGAAACTCAGGGACATGTACTAGTTAGCCAATCAGTGATAGATTAAGCAGTTTAGCCCTGaaatacactgcaaaaacaGCAGCTTATAGGGGGCTGATCCCTACTATAGGTTTTGTGATTCATACTCTCATGCGTCTGAAGTGTTTATAGCAACTTACAGTTTTTCTTGTAGTTATGTGCGTGATAATAAAGGATAGTGTTAAGAACCTGTGTATTGTCAAACCTAAAAGATTAAAATAGTCATAAAAATATCTGTTATGCTCATCTCAAGTGAACAGCTTAGACAACTATTTTAAACTCTaaacatataaaacaatatggtttatgtaaaataaatctttcaaaCTTTCTCTACATTTTGTTATGCAAATCATGAGTTCTTTATAGTTTTGTGGTCATGTCCTTCATGAATTGTTGcctatgtattttttctttatattttaattgtaatactgtatatgtttgttttgtaaatgataATTTGTGTAAACATTTGCTTTGGCAAAAAGACCTAAATATACTAGTACATCTTATTTTGTGAGTGGAAGCAAATCACATGCACAGTAGAAAACCAACTACTGTAATGTACTGATATGTAATGTCCAAGAACTATTTCTCCAAACTTTGGTCTTAGTTGCAGCGATTCTTTGCAGTCAGATAGAAGCAACAGGAATGAGTGAGACAGGTGTTACATTATGAATGAGACAGGCCACACTGGGTAAAGCCAAAGATATCCTCCACTGAAAATtgttaaagaacatttttaagcaaAATTGACTACACAAAGGTTTAGTAAAAAATGCACATCGGGAAACACGTAACATTTTTGCCTGAATATAACCCGGCCTTGCACATCGTTTCCTTTCTTCAACGTATTTGTAACTGGTAGGTATATACGAACAGAAATCAATACTAGAATTACACCAATAATCAAAAGACTTTCTCCTTCCAACTGCTGTGCAGGGTTGGTATGGAGAAAACGCTCATAGTATAAGATAACAGAAGAGTTTCCTGTGATTACCAAAGTGTATCAGGAGTGTTTATCCATataccaaataaaatacagtatatcatcAACTATGTAATGCGTTTTTTGGTTTAATTCAGAACAAGCTGTCCTTATATGCAAAGCGTGCAGGATACATTATCTTATTGAATACCGAGACTATAAGAGAACAGGCAGTTAAGCCTAACTGAGACAGCCTGTTACCAGTGTTGTTAACAGCAGCTCAAGAAACCCACCGGTAAGACCAAGCTTAAAAGAATAAATGTCCATTCTAATATTGGATAATTTCTCTCAAGGCTACATCGGCAAAAGTAGGACCTGGTGATCGGCTTGCTGTGGTATAAATGCATCTCACATCACAGGACACAACAGAGATGACTAAGTTCACCCCAGCTGAGTGCCCTCTACAGTCATGGCACTGGGATATATAATCACGAACATTTTCATTCTGGCAGTGAGTGCGTTTAGCAGCGAGACAGCTTGACAGACTCTGAAACAGCCCGTGACCCTGTCCGCTTTATCGGAGGTAAAACTGAGCGGTTCTAAATGATCTCCTGTGGATTTTCACTGCCACTTATAACGCTGTTAATATTGGACCATTTTATTATGGATTCTTGAAAATTCCGATAGGGAGCCAGGTCAAGCCTGCCCCAATGTATTCCctatttatgaattaattacttACTCAAGTTATTCCCTAAATTTCCTAATTCCCTGTAGTTATTCCAAATATTCCCCAATTCACTCTAGTCATTCCCTAAATTCCACCATGGTTGCAAATTCCATTAAACAGCACCAAAAATCTCAACGCCAAGATGAAGAGCTCCTTAGCTGTATCTGTTTGTACTATACAGTGGATGAAGTAAAGATTACTCCCATTTATTAAATGCTACACCTCAATGCTGCATTGGAGTTCTCAATAAAttgtatcttttattttttgtaattatgcaTATATTCTCTAATTCGCcacaaaaagtattttctctTGCTAAATTGTTAACTCTTGTGCCCTGAAACATGATTGTGGCACATTAGCCTCCTTTAAAATAGACCAAACCCAAACTACCTCAAGACCTATATCAAACCGCACACCGACTTCAGTTAATTCGGGTGAGTATTCTGTATTTACAAACTTAGAAGTATGCATCAAATACATCCGAGTGGCCTTTTTTATAGTGGATATGCAAATTTTTGGAATGCTTTACTTCTGAAAACAGATTGAACACGTCAATGCAACCCTTCATTACAATACCATAAGGCTATTTTAAAGCCTAACATTATATTTCTTcactataaaaatattatatcgaagatatttaacaaaaataatcgAACATGCATAGTATGTCCAGTAGTAATCCGTCTAATTGGCTATCTATATGGAGTCAGTTTCAAGGCTTTACTTTTTAGTTAGTAAAGCTGACTTAAATCTAAAGAAAAGCTCAAGCACAATGTCATGTTTAAGTTCTCATTAAATCCTGATGGATTTTACAGCTGAAGCTGCATTTTTAGCAGCCGTTTCTGGCCTTGTGCTAATTAACAATATGtttagtttttacattttaggtcGCTCTTTTCTATTTCGTTATCTATTTGCAACCCGAATACTACTTGATAGaatgatcaaataaaatgattgaatgATCAACTCTGTTGAAACAGCAAAGCTAACagtggagaaagagacaggtgCTCAATAATATAGCCTTGTAGTCATAATTCTGGACAGTTATTATCGGTTTAGAATGTATAGTTTTCTGTACCATTCAGAATACCGAGGGTCGTTATGGTGTTAATAAAAAACACCCTTTGAAAACACTGCAGCTTATGTTTCCGTACGAATAGGGCTATAAATAATCATATAATTCCACCTGAATTATAAATCCAGAATATAAATAGTAGACATCAAAACTAAATTCGCTACCAGAATATGCATTCAATTACAGATTTTGCTCATCAATGTAAATAACCTACAACATTTGCGTTTGGTCGACAGTAACAGAGGGACGAAACGCTAACAGTTTTGGTTCgaatattttaattacagatcatttcagattttaaatcGACGAAATAACAATTAATGAATACCAGTACCCTACAAAAAATGAAGATACAAAAAATACTctaaacaatattatttttgacagacatTAAATACACACTCTTGAATAATAGACATGAAAAAGATGAGGTAACAATCAAAATATAACTTGAAGATCaattctcattcattttctcaaCGTATCATGTAGTCACTCTCTTGGTTCCCTAAGGCACAATTTAAGTATATGTTAACTCTAACCTGACCAACAAGACCAGGCCACTCACTAGTATTCCTATAACGCAAGAACATTTGCATTCACAACGATAAGTGTGCGTATGGGGCCATCTAACGGACACTCTTTTTATAAGATTTGGCGCAGATGCGGTCAATGGTACATCTCGATGAAGCCTAAAGTTCATATATTTCAGTGATTACAACAAGGATCTAGGTTATTTAATTATTAGTAAGCATAACGCTGGCGCgtttaaacataaaatacaaatgaaatattgGTTAAACAgcatcagaaatgaaaatatttatagctGCACGCGTGCCTATGAAAACCTAAATCTGGGAAGGGATacatttacaaattaatttcacatcGTAAAGCACAACTCGCCGTTATCCTAGTCTCCCATAACCGCGGGGGCCACGCGCAGCGTCAGCCTACATTAGAGTTTTTAACAGTTTAATTGTGAGAGGTCATGTGGCGCGAGAGGTGATGACGCTCTCGGAAATACTCGTGACAAATCGGGCAGGTGagtttctcctctcttctcctcctcaccTGCGACTCCGGGGCAAATTCCTTCTTGTGGTGCGAGCGCATGTGGAAGACCAAATCCGAGGTCATGCGAAAGGACAGGTTGCATTTGGCGCACCAGTTCTGGACTGAGACCCCGAAGGAAGTGAACGTCGGCGGAAGTAGAGTTAGAGAAGAGGTGGTCTGTACATGTACTCCAATATGTCTGTGCCAGTGTTCTGAAGCGAACGGGTAAGCATTCATCGCGGCGTTCGATGCCGGCGCGGACTGCCTACTGGAGAGCTCGGCGTTTAATAAACGGGATCCCAACATGGTGCCATATCCCAAAACAGTCTTAGAGGCAATCGCTTCTGCTATATCCTCCGAGCGCTCAGGGGGACTGGTTAATGCTCGGGACGGATGCACGGATGAGTCGTTTATGGTCCTTTTACTTGGTTTACAGAAAGCGCTTTTTTGCTGTTCATGGGTGCCCTTAGGCAAGACGAACGAGAAAGCACTTCCATCTGACTGCAGACTTGAGCCCGCGTGCACGCGGCCCTGTCCAGTCCGGTTAACTCCGGGATCATCATCTGTCTCGGGAGCCTTCTCTAGTTTTAGCCTCTCTTTTACCCTCCTAACCTCCGTAAATGCACTTTGTTTACATTCAGGAAGATCGTTCTTAAACAGATACTTGTCTGCATTGTGCTTCAGAACGGATGCGGCGAGTTCCGGTACGGTTTGGCCTTCTCTGGTTGTGAGAGTTATATTAGTATCGTTGGCGATGTTGGTTTTCTCCAGTAAAACGGGTTTTTTGGCCTTTGTACTATCGAGGTCCTCGCGCCTCCTTTTCCGCGGGGAGCCGTTGGCTTCTTCGTTGATATTAGTCTTTTTGTGCTCCAGATCTCTGGCGAGGTTGTGAAAGTCGGTGACCCTTTGCTGTCTCTTAATTTCCACAGTTTTCTGCTCTTGGAATCCGTGGCAGCGCACGTCGCTTTTCACTTGCGCACAAAGAAAACGACAGTGCGCAAGATAGGGATACTCGTTTTTGAAGGCCTGGTTGCATTTTGTACATCTGAATCctgtaaaaacagacacacgAAGAATAATCAGACTTTATTCCTTTATTGCACCAATCCCTACATTATTGAATTATATCAGATTTTCCAAAAAAGACAGACTATCAGACAAAAACATAAGCGCCTAAGATACTGAAAGCGACGCCATCAAAACGCTTAAAGGTGACAAGaatgggaaatatattttagCGATACTAACACCCAAATTATACCAATGTCACAGCATTTTCCTACCTTTTGCGTCTTAATAGAagttattagaaatatttttccccccactttgcTTTTGGGTACACAGTCAAATCCAGGACACCACTTTAAAACCCATAATTCCAAATCCAGGGTCCATCTCAAACCAGAACTAAAGCAGCTGTCAAAGTAGGTGCCAATTGAAAGACAACATTTCTACATTACACAATGAGCTCTTaccgtgtgtgagtgttcttGTCTTTATCTCGTTGAATCCTAATAGATGAGACAGTTCTTCGTCGTACCAGACGAGTAGTTCTTCATCTTTTTGTATACTGCGCGTGGACCGAAAATACAACTGGCCACTCTTTAGGTATGCCTCCATATTTTGTTCCTCTTTGTTGCTCGCCGCCTGCACAAGTCTTAACCAGGAAAGCACCAAAGGTGAACTTTTCACAGCCTCTGCATCTACCTGCGAAGAAAGTTATTTCAAAACGCGTCACATTTTGAGATTAAACACCATACCTTGTTTAGGCTAAGCGGCCACACACAAGACTGGGAGCTTTTATGACATAGCCTACATGCACTGCCCtaatattgaatttaattagaTAAATTTAACTAAATCATACATATTAGATTAAAGTGTTCAAATGCTACAGtcctaattaattaattattattattattattattatttacaatggATGACATggtcattttattaaatttaaaaaaaaatgccgttCTTATCTATGAAATATAAAGTGTTATGAACTTCTCATACCCGGAAAACACAGGATTTGTTCCTCTTATCGCAGGATTTCAAGGCGATGAAGGCGATGGTGTCGTAAAAAGTATTCTGGAGAACGCACGGTCCAAACGATGCCCCGGCTGACAGGTCCCTTGTGACGTGTACACTTGTGAAAAGATCCGTAACGTGGTGCTGAAGAAGTTTGGCGTCGCTTGCCCAAAGGGAGCGAGGCAAAAAACTAAGCTCCATGGCTAGACCTGAGGAGagatacaaacaaaacaagagatttaaaaaggaagaaattcGAGGTGTCACGAAAGAATTTGGGAGGCGACGCCAGACACTGCCTTGCCCGAGGacacatgtgaaatgtttttctttagcACGTAGCCCATACAATAGATGACCAAGTATATTGATTTTTGCTTTAATTAGcccaaaacatttaattagcGGACAGCATGCTTTTATCAGTGTAATGCATATTAGATCTGCCCGTTATTTTTTCCTAAGCAAATAAAGACTTGGattaatgaaacaatattaGACCTCGTACTGTGTAGTTTAGTATTGCTATTAGGCTTACACAAGCAAAAGAAAGACAACAGTGGTCATTCACCAATCCCTTCTCCATTCCTTTATCTTGTTTTAACAAGTAGGCTACGACCGAatttgaaggggaaaaaatacattaaaaaaaacaataagcatgagaaaatataaaatctcTCGCGGACTGATCTAATTCGCTGTGATTGATTTTCAGGGATACTGAGCAGAGTCCTCGATTTCACTCAACCTTTTGTTTAGACGTTTCAGTTTGATTTCTCCTATTGTCTGTCCATCTGGCATCTAAACTGTCTCAGCTGCGTGGCCTCTCAAACGCTGTCCTGGTCGTATTTTAAGGACATGTCTTAAAAACTGCCAAGTAGGGAACAACCGTCAAGATCCACTGCATAATTGCATGTCAGCGATATGTATTTGATATGATTTAtcacaataattttaaatatccacagcaaaatgtccagtgttaattaaactcttgaCTGATACAATTTGGTCCCAcgttccagagtgggaccaaatgttatctgctAAGAGTTGAAGTAACAATGgacattttataaacattgtttgtgtttacttAATCCTAtttctaattcattttttttaatgggcaaGCGTATGTCCGTACAAGTCACTGCAATCTGACCCTTTTCCAATATTGccgtttttatttgaaaagagaCCGACTAAGCACCGGCGAACGGAATCTGTCGGACGGCAATTTGTTGTGTGACCAGGGAACTTTCAATCTAAGAtacagcaaaatgaaaacagatgaaCAACATACATAGGGATACACACAGTGTTAATATattcaatacaaaataacaacatataacgTGCTGCACACTCACCAATTTAGATATGGAGACGCTTCAGACAGAGAAGCAGCGTGGAGATGCTGAGTCCTCAGCAGGTGCACTGATGCAAGCCGCCGTCCGCCACCGACTGTAGCGAGAGTGACTGCGCGCGGGCGAGGTCTTGGCTTGAAGTGCCGCTGACGTTGCTCAGTCACACACTTATTCTCGTCCAGGCGGCCGAGCACTGACGCGAGACAGCCCACATACCAGTTCTTCCGTTCTCTTTAACCCCAGGTGGCATTTTGATTGGTGCCTTTTCTGCTGTACGGTCAGCCTAATTAGACGTGAGACGACCCCTTAATGGCTGAAGAGCGTAATTGATGAAAACACGAGCGCTCACACAGTTCATATTGTTGCATAGAATTCCTTTTGTCTGAGAGTAGCCTACAGTTTTAATGTATCTTTACGAAACACATACTGAACCGTTTTAACACGATTCTCGTTTGCACAGTTACTGGTGACTTGTTCACTTGGATGGTATTTGGATGCTTggaaaaattaaagaaaatttaaggaaatatgtgtttatatttaacCCTGCCACGAGGGAGTCAGATTACGCTGccatataaaacaataattgtAAATTACTTTTAATAGTTACAAATTAattctaattaattaattaaatcacgAATGAATTCAATAATCTAAGATTATGGTACTTTATACTAAGAACATGCGTCATTACTGCACGCTGTAACCAtgcgttttgttttttagatTTGAGACACAAGTACTGAAATAGATTCAGTTCAGGTAAACAAATATAACATTAACAGTGTGGCTGTATAGaggacatgcacaaacatgtcacatttaaaaaatatattacccTAACATACCCTCTCAGACATGGATAGGGTGATGGCATTCCCCATTTAAACTATCATCTGGAAACGCTGGAACAGCGGTAACTATTTGTGGTATGTTCAAGgtctacacaataaaatgtacacCGTTAAAGTATTTTAACAGAGTACACACAGTCCCTATTGAATGGGCTCATAAACCCTGCTGAATtatcactggacattttactgtgttttcgTATCTACGTTGGTGTTCAGTTGCATGTTTCTACTATTACGggccattttctttgtttcattgtAAATAGATCAAAAGGGGCCGTGACTGATTGAAGCCACAGTTTAACTGCAAGgagtttttttgaaaacattaaagaaagggaaaaaaataatatgcagGACGCTTTCTTTATTGTGGTCGCTCATTCCTGACCTTTCCCACCAGTATGTATGCCAACACTTTTCCTGTAAAACTGACATAGGCTAATCTCAAATGTCCACAGCCTACTTGACGTGTATCCGCTCAGAGGTCAAAATAACCGCGTCTGAATACAAGCTCCCGtcatttgacagaaaaaaaaaattagcacaggttttttttttttttcatacttaATTAAATCGTGTGGTTATATAAAAGTAGTAATTCAGTTTCATATTTTTAGGATATGAATAACGCATTCGTTCAATGGCAAAACAAGATTGTAGCGGATCATATGTCATTTAACAGCCTCGTGTTCCATTTTACTTGTAGTCAGAGACCAACAGACCTGGCAattatttttgtcccctgtaggggacacgaGTCTCTGTCTTAATCTTAAGAACAACACAATAAGGCCCAttcaataaaatcaaataatgtttttgattgcataatgtgaaaatgttaaatgcttaatttttttcccgCCGGATCTCAGGAGGATATTCTGGACGCATTGAATATCCAAGAACCGAGCCATACAGTATCCCATCTATTTCTCTCTGTACAGTTCAACCGTTGTGCACGCTTGCtcaaaaacaaatttctctGATTAAAAGCCGTGGTGGCTGTCATAAATGTTTACCTGTTTAAAGAAGTGCCTACAAATTCTGGAGAGGCTAAGTGGGTAAAAAAGTCTGATATTCAATAACTTAGGACAAGCTATTCCAATAATTACGGTAAATGATTTTAGCTATATTATGTAAAGCTTTCCGCTGAGCTTTATTTTAGAACTTGGACGGTGGTGTGACCCAAAAATAGGATTTTTCAAAACAGTTGAGCCGGCAATATCATGCAACATATCAATCTTTACGTCATTTAAACTTTCTCTGGTATGACAAgaaatgcttttatttgttaGGGCGACGACTGCACCTAATTGCATCTCTGGACAATCCGAGTGGTGGAAGAAGTAGAGCACaaatgtttgtacatttgtcTTATCTCACCCTATCAAATTGAGAAACTA from Anguilla rostrata isolate EN2019 chromosome 18, ASM1855537v3, whole genome shotgun sequence includes the following:
- the znf488 gene encoding zinc finger protein 488 isoform X2, which produces MELSFLPRSLWASDAKLLQHHVTDLFTSVHVTRDLSAGASFGPCVLQNTFYDTIAFIALKSCDKRNKSCVFRVDAEAVKSSPLVLSWLRLVQAASNKEEQNMEAYLKSGQLYFRSTRSIQKDEELLVWYDEELSHLLGFNEIKTRTLTHGFRCTKCNQAFKNEYPYLAHCRFLCAQVKSDVRCHGFQEQKTVEIKRQQRVTDFHNLARDLEHKKTNINEEANGSPRKRRREDLDSTKAKKPVLLEKTNIANDTNITLTTREGQTVPELAASVLKHNADKYLFKNDLPECKQSAFTEVRRVKERLKLEKAPETDDDPGVNRTGQGRVHAGSSLQSDGSAFSFVLPKGTHEQQKSAFCKPSKRTINDSSVHPSRALTSPPERSEDIAEAIASKTVLGYGTMLGSRLLNAELSSRQSAPASNAAMNAYPFASEHWHRHIGVHVQTTSSLTLLPPTFTSFGVSVQNWCAKCNLSFRMTSDLVFHMRSHHKKEFAPESQVRRRREEKLTCPICHEYFRERHHLSRHMTSHN
- the znf488 gene encoding zinc finger protein 488 isoform X1, which gives rise to MRLAMELSFLPRSLWASDAKLLQHHVTDLFTSVHVTRDLSAGASFGPCVLQNTFYDTIAFIALKSCDKRNKSCVFRVDAEAVKSSPLVLSWLRLVQAASNKEEQNMEAYLKSGQLYFRSTRSIQKDEELLVWYDEELSHLLGFNEIKTRTLTHGFRCTKCNQAFKNEYPYLAHCRFLCAQVKSDVRCHGFQEQKTVEIKRQQRVTDFHNLARDLEHKKTNINEEANGSPRKRRREDLDSTKAKKPVLLEKTNIANDTNITLTTREGQTVPELAASVLKHNADKYLFKNDLPECKQSAFTEVRRVKERLKLEKAPETDDDPGVNRTGQGRVHAGSSLQSDGSAFSFVLPKGTHEQQKSAFCKPSKRTINDSSVHPSRALTSPPERSEDIAEAIASKTVLGYGTMLGSRLLNAELSSRQSAPASNAAMNAYPFASEHWHRHIGVHVQTTSSLTLLPPTFTSFGVSVQNWCAKCNLSFRMTSDLVFHMRSHHKKEFAPESQVRRRREEKLTCPICHEYFRERHHLSRHMTSHN